A genomic region of Streptosporangium lutulentum contains the following coding sequences:
- a CDS encoding toxin glutamine deamidase domain-containing protein, whose product MTECFLPAGVYNPVVTADGKRWRDFELEPQGPVVAAGPRESVREPERAREPERMREPERMQRMQWRPAVLDRCRPYGVAGGLARPDPQTEEDMVRAVPVTEQGVPRRFPDPRGMWIRLINGAGAAEDPFRATNAVDCALSVLSTWHGVPAVAAPRRPEYDRVGKPLLSGEAGGAARAERWLGQRFQYVGQGRHAYVPIAQALLAGGHGAAAIIITRWPAGGSHAWNAVNFEGEVIWIDAQRGHMAVDPPYESVTGVFCVVIDREGRRL is encoded by the coding sequence GTGACTGAGTGTTTTTTGCCTGCGGGCGTCTACAACCCCGTCGTGACCGCGGACGGGAAGCGGTGGCGGGACTTCGAGCTGGAGCCTCAGGGGCCGGTCGTGGCGGCGGGGCCGCGGGAGTCCGTACGGGAACCCGAGCGGGCGCGGGAACCGGAGCGGATGCGGGAGCCCGAGCGGATGCAGCGGATGCAGTGGCGGCCCGCGGTGCTGGACCGGTGCAGGCCGTACGGCGTGGCCGGTGGGCTGGCGCGGCCCGACCCGCAGACCGAGGAAGACATGGTGCGAGCCGTGCCGGTGACCGAACAGGGGGTCCCGCGCCGCTTCCCGGATCCCCGGGGCATGTGGATCAGGCTGATCAACGGGGCCGGGGCCGCCGAGGACCCGTTCAGGGCGACCAACGCGGTCGACTGCGCGCTGTCGGTGCTGTCCACCTGGCACGGCGTGCCGGCGGTGGCCGCGCCCCGGCGGCCCGAGTACGACCGGGTCGGCAAGCCGCTGCTCAGCGGCGAGGCCGGTGGAGCGGCCAGGGCCGAGAGATGGCTGGGACAGCGGTTCCAGTACGTGGGGCAGGGGCGGCACGCCTACGTCCCGATCGCCCAGGCGCTGCTGGCCGGGGGACACGGGGCCGCCGCGATCATCATCACCCGCTGGCCGGCCGGTGGCAGCCACGCGTGGAACGCGGTGAACTTCGAGGGAGAGGTGATCTGGATCGACGCGCAGCGGGGTCACATGGCGGTCGACCCGCCGTACGAATCGGTGACCGGCGTCTTCTGCGTCGTGATCGACCGGGAGGGAAGGCGACTGTGA
- a CDS encoding molybdopterin-dependent oxidoreductase, translating into MKSNRRTPTWAAALIGLVSGAVAVGVSLLVAGLVKASAFPVVAVGNAAVDLTPAWLKDWAIRAFGENDKTILLLGIFVVLAAIAAGIGILALREIRYGLVGLAVFGVVGILAVLTRPGAGVVDVVPTLVGVAAAMFALHRLIGRAFVPDPSASRSPGSPAVGPSAPRSPLSTETGTEAAERQDAPVPPIMRAGNSLRSFDRRGLLTGVVGGAVVAGVAGVAGQMLSGRAEVSAARVDLTLPRPTVPLAPLPAGVDFRIKGLSPFVTPNNDFYRVDTALIVPQVDPRNWTLKIYGMVDRPVELTFADLMKRSIEEADVTLCCVSNEVGGPYIGNARWLGVRMADLLRDAGVQKDADMLLNTSADGWTSGTPVDIVLDGRDSMLAFGMNGEALPVDHGFPVRQVVPGLYGYVSATKWVTEIKVSRFDQEEAYWTARGWSAKGPIKTESRIDLPHDGDSVPAGRTVIAGVAWAQHKGVDAVEVRVDRGAWRQARLAEAPTADTWRQWVIDDWDATPGSHTIQVRATDATGYTQTEALADVVPDGATGWHTITVEVA; encoded by the coding sequence ATGAAGAGCAACAGGCGCACGCCCACGTGGGCGGCGGCGCTGATCGGCCTGGTGTCCGGCGCGGTGGCGGTCGGGGTTTCCCTGCTGGTCGCGGGTTTGGTGAAAGCCTCGGCCTTCCCGGTCGTCGCGGTCGGCAACGCCGCCGTCGACCTCACCCCGGCCTGGCTCAAGGACTGGGCGATCCGCGCCTTCGGGGAGAACGACAAGACCATCCTGTTGCTCGGCATCTTCGTGGTCCTCGCGGCGATCGCCGCGGGCATCGGGATCCTCGCCCTCCGCGAGATCCGGTACGGCCTGGTGGGCCTGGCCGTATTCGGCGTCGTCGGGATCCTCGCCGTCCTGACCCGCCCCGGTGCGGGCGTCGTGGACGTCGTCCCCACGCTGGTAGGCGTCGCCGCCGCCATGTTCGCCCTCCACCGCCTCATCGGCCGCGCCTTCGTTCCCGATCCGTCCGCCTCCCGCTCACCTGGTTCGCCCGCCGTCGGTCCGTCCGCCCCCCGCTCGCCCCTCTCCACCGAGACCGGCACGGAGGCGGCGGAGCGGCAGGACGCACCGGTGCCGCCGATCATGCGGGCGGGCAACAGTCTCCGCTCGTTCGACCGGCGAGGACTGCTGACCGGAGTGGTCGGGGGTGCCGTCGTCGCCGGGGTCGCCGGCGTGGCCGGGCAGATGCTGTCGGGACGGGCGGAGGTGAGCGCGGCCAGGGTCGACCTCACGCTGCCGCGCCCCACGGTCCCGCTGGCCCCGCTTCCCGCCGGAGTCGACTTCAGGATCAAGGGGCTGTCGCCGTTCGTCACCCCGAACAACGACTTCTACCGGGTGGACACCGCCCTCATCGTGCCCCAGGTCGACCCCCGCAACTGGACGTTGAAGATCTACGGCATGGTGGACCGGCCCGTCGAGCTCACCTTCGCCGACCTGATGAAGCGCTCCATCGAGGAGGCCGACGTCACGCTGTGCTGCGTCTCCAACGAGGTCGGCGGACCGTACATCGGCAACGCCCGCTGGCTGGGCGTCCGCATGGCGGACCTCCTGCGTGACGCGGGTGTCCAGAAGGACGCGGACATGCTGCTCAACACCTCCGCCGACGGCTGGACCTCCGGCACCCCGGTCGACATCGTTCTCGACGGCCGCGACTCGATGCTGGCCTTCGGGATGAACGGCGAGGCTCTCCCCGTGGACCACGGCTTCCCGGTCCGGCAGGTCGTCCCCGGCCTCTACGGCTACGTCTCGGCCACCAAGTGGGTGACGGAGATCAAGGTCAGCCGGTTCGACCAGGAGGAGGCCTACTGGACGGCCAGGGGCTGGTCGGCCAAGGGGCCGATCAAGACGGAGTCGCGGATCGACCTGCCGCACGACGGCGACAGCGTCCCGGCGGGCCGTACGGTGATCGCGGGCGTCGCCTGGGCGCAGCACAAGGGAGTGGACGCGGTCGAGGTGCGCGTCGACCGGGGGGCGTGGCGGCAGGCCCGGCTGGCCGAGGCGCCGACGGCCGACACCTGGCGTCAATGGGTGATCGACGACTGGGACGCCACTCCGGGCAGCCACACCATCCAGGTGCGGGCCACCGACGCCACCGGCTACACCCAGACCGAGGCCCTGGCCGATGTCGTCCCGGACGGTGCCACCGGCTGGCACACCATCACCGTCGAGGTCGCCTGA
- a CDS encoding ABC transporter permease gives MLRTTLAGLRAHKPRLLLTSVAIALGVGFIAGTFVLTDTMEAGFSQSFSAAADKIDVAVLPAQDTSAREAPPMSGATLEKIRAADGVADAQGLVRGSSALIGKDGKAAGDFPTAGISIPEGSLNRTSVTSGAAPKTATQAILDENTAEAQGFKVGDTIAVLDSKDARHEFTLVGLFDVGLDQQLLYSGAVGYTTEAAEAMTGVKGFKEIDVAAAEGVTQETVRNSVAAALGTGYRVVTGEQYAADLAKGNGASTELLTAGLLMFGLVAMFVAALVIYNTFNILVAQRTREMALLRCIGATRGQVFGSIVLESAVVGLLSSVLGLLLGYLLGAGALAVLAGFGTAPITGSPSLTTRTIALGLLIGLVVTVGAALLPARSATKVAPIAALRSQVEEHTFKAGLLRVIFAALFLLVGVGATVAGVGMGPGETALFAVAAGGSFVFLAVLILGPVIVKPLGAFVGWLPARLFGVPGKLAVDNSRRNPKRSATTTVALTVGVTLMTLIAVLTGTMRATFTQQIDEQFPVDYMVQTQDRGPGLPRALAEDLRTRPELTSVVSSRETSATVEGKDGEYQVGAFTAGPDFRPKLDAGSIDVLKPGTAVVADYVAERLGVKVGDRIPVRTTKAGTVELTIVGTFESGEANLTDVTVPAEEFDRYFGPVADSWVMIDAKEGVSPEQARKAVDAAAQPYPTAKVASSTELRGAFDEQLDTMLTLITGLLGLAVLISLLGIANTLSLSVHERTRESALLRALGLTRPQLRRMLSVEALILGLIGALVGVVLGVVFGWAAGRTLDDDVAFQLPVLQILAFVALSGLAGLLAAVLPARRAARASIVGSLASS, from the coding sequence GTGCTGAGGACGACCCTGGCCGGGTTGCGGGCGCACAAGCCGCGCCTGCTGCTCACCTCTGTGGCGATCGCGCTGGGGGTGGGCTTCATCGCGGGCACGTTCGTGCTCACCGACACCATGGAGGCGGGCTTCAGCCAGAGTTTCTCCGCGGCGGCAGACAAGATCGACGTCGCCGTGCTCCCCGCTCAGGACACGAGCGCCCGTGAGGCGCCGCCCATGTCCGGCGCCACGCTGGAGAAGATCCGGGCCGCCGACGGTGTGGCCGACGCCCAGGGGCTGGTGCGGGGCTCGTCCGCCCTGATCGGCAAGGACGGCAAGGCCGCCGGGGACTTCCCCACGGCGGGCATCTCCATCCCCGAGGGTTCGCTGAACCGCACCTCGGTCACCAGCGGTGCCGCCCCGAAGACCGCGACGCAGGCCATTCTCGACGAGAACACCGCCGAGGCTCAGGGCTTCAAGGTCGGCGACACCATCGCGGTGCTGGACTCCAAGGACGCCAGGCACGAGTTCACGTTGGTGGGCCTGTTCGACGTCGGGCTCGACCAGCAGCTCCTCTACAGCGGCGCGGTCGGCTACACCACCGAAGCGGCCGAGGCGATGACCGGGGTGAAGGGCTTCAAGGAGATCGACGTCGCGGCCGCCGAGGGCGTGACGCAGGAGACGGTACGAAATTCGGTCGCCGCGGCCCTGGGCACGGGCTACCGGGTCGTGACCGGGGAGCAGTACGCCGCCGACCTGGCCAAGGGCAACGGCGCCAGCACCGAACTGCTGACGGCGGGCCTGCTGATGTTCGGCCTGGTGGCGATGTTCGTGGCCGCGCTGGTCATCTACAACACCTTCAACATCCTGGTCGCCCAGCGGACCCGCGAGATGGCGCTGCTGCGCTGCATCGGGGCGACACGCGGGCAGGTGTTCGGCTCCATCGTGCTGGAGTCGGCCGTGGTCGGCCTGCTCTCGTCGGTGCTGGGCCTGCTGCTCGGCTATCTCCTGGGCGCGGGGGCACTCGCCGTACTCGCCGGGTTCGGCACGGCGCCGATCACCGGGAGCCCCTCCCTGACCACGCGCACGATCGCTCTCGGCCTGCTGATCGGCCTTGTCGTCACGGTGGGGGCCGCGCTGCTGCCCGCCCGGTCGGCGACGAAGGTCGCGCCGATCGCGGCGCTGCGCTCGCAGGTCGAGGAGCACACCTTCAAGGCCGGCCTGCTCCGCGTGATCTTCGCGGCGCTGTTCCTGCTCGTGGGCGTGGGCGCCACGGTGGCCGGGGTGGGCATGGGGCCCGGCGAGACCGCGCTCTTCGCGGTGGCGGCGGGCGGTTCTTTCGTCTTCCTCGCGGTGCTGATCCTCGGGCCGGTGATCGTCAAGCCGCTCGGCGCCTTCGTGGGCTGGCTGCCCGCCAGGCTCTTCGGGGTGCCGGGCAAGCTCGCCGTGGACAACTCCCGGCGCAACCCGAAGCGGTCGGCGACCACCACCGTGGCGCTCACCGTGGGCGTGACGTTGATGACGCTCATCGCGGTCCTCACCGGCACGATGCGGGCGACGTTCACCCAGCAGATCGACGAGCAGTTCCCCGTCGACTACATGGTCCAGACCCAGGACCGCGGGCCGGGATTGCCCCGCGCCCTGGCCGAGGACCTGCGGACCAGGCCCGAGCTCACCTCGGTCGTCTCATCCCGCGAGACCTCCGCGACGGTCGAGGGCAAGGACGGGGAATATCAGGTCGGGGCGTTCACCGCAGGACCGGACTTCAGGCCGAAGCTCGACGCGGGCTCGATCGACGTCCTCAAGCCCGGGACCGCGGTCGTCGCCGACTACGTCGCCGAAAGGCTCGGCGTCAAGGTCGGCGACCGGATTCCGGTACGGACGACGAAGGCAGGGACGGTCGAGCTCACGATCGTGGGCACCTTCGAGTCCGGGGAGGCCAACCTGACCGACGTGACCGTGCCGGCGGAGGAGTTCGACCGCTACTTCGGCCCGGTCGCCGACAGCTGGGTGATGATCGACGCCAAGGAGGGCGTCAGCCCCGAACAGGCCCGCAAGGCGGTCGACGCGGCGGCGCAGCCGTACCCCACGGCCAAGGTCGCCAGCTCCACCGAGCTCCGGGGCGCGTTCGACGAGCAACTCGACACGATGTTGACGCTCATCACCGGCCTGCTGGGACTGGCGGTCCTCATCTCGCTGCTGGGCATCGCCAACACGCTGTCCCTCTCGGTCCACGAGCGGACCCGGGAATCGGCGCTCCTGCGGGCGCTCGGGCTGACCCGGCCCCAGTTGCGTCGGATGCTCTCGGTCGAGGCGCTTATCCTGGGGCTCATCGGCGCGCTGGTCGGCGTGGTGCTCGGCGTCGTGTTCGGCTGGGCCGCGGGACGGACGCTGGACGATGACGTCGCGTTCCAGCTGCCGGTCCTGCAGATCCTGGCGTTCGTGGCCCTGTCCGGTCTGGCCGGGCTGCTCGCCGCGGTGCTTCCGGCCCGCAGGGCGGCGCGCGCCTCCATCGTGGGGTCGCTGGCCAGTAGCTGA
- a CDS encoding HNH endonuclease: MPIKYKYTPEMLAEAAARSLSIADVLRCLGITLAGGNYTHISRQLKRFGIDTSHFLGQGHYRGQPSPRRLHPEQVLVVLPEGSPRPNPRQLRRSLITIGVPHHCAGCKIEGVWQGRPLTLHVDHISGDWLDNRKENLRFLCPNCHSQTENFAGKNKGAVVQRQRHTV, translated from the coding sequence ATGCCCATCAAATACAAGTACACCCCCGAAATGCTGGCCGAAGCGGCGGCCCGCTCCCTCAGCATCGCCGACGTCCTCCGCTGCCTCGGCATCACCCTCGCGGGCGGCAACTACACTCACATCAGCCGCCAACTCAAGCGCTTCGGGATCGACACCTCTCACTTCTTGGGACAGGGACACTACCGAGGACAGCCCTCACCTAGGCGCCTTCACCCCGAGCAAGTTCTCGTCGTACTACCGGAGGGCAGCCCTCGCCCCAATCCCAGGCAGCTCAGACGAAGCCTGATCACAATCGGGGTGCCACACCACTGCGCGGGCTGTAAGATCGAGGGCGTCTGGCAAGGTCGGCCGCTGACGCTGCATGTCGATCACATCAGCGGCGATTGGCTTGACAACAGAAAAGAAAATCTGCGATTTCTCTGCCCGAATTGCCATTCACAAACAGAGAATTTCGCAGGGAAAAACAAAGGGGCCGTAGTCCAAAGGCAGAGACACACGGTTTAG
- a CDS encoding ABC transporter ATP-binding protein, with protein sequence MTITGEVGAWNAREDAAPAVTARGLTKVYGQGDTAVHALRGVDVSFATGAFTAIMGPSGSGKSTLMHCLAGLDTVSAGQVHIGDVELTGLGDKPLTLLRRERIGFIFQAFNLLPTLTAEQNILLPLEIAGRQADRDLFDRVVETVGLRDRLGHKPTELSGGQQQRVAVARALISKPQVIFADEPTGNLDSRSGAEVLSFLRTSVRELGQTIVMVTHDPVAASYAGRVVFLRDGLLVSELAEPSPQSVLDTLIKLEA encoded by the coding sequence GTGACCATCACCGGAGAGGTCGGCGCGTGGAACGCGCGGGAGGACGCGGCACCGGCCGTGACGGCCAGAGGCCTTACCAAGGTGTACGGCCAGGGGGACACGGCCGTACACGCCCTCCGAGGGGTTGACGTCTCCTTCGCGACCGGCGCCTTCACCGCGATCATGGGCCCTTCCGGCTCGGGCAAGTCCACGCTGATGCACTGCCTGGCCGGGCTGGACACGGTCAGCGCCGGGCAGGTGCACATCGGGGACGTGGAGCTCACCGGGCTGGGCGACAAGCCGCTCACCCTGCTCCGCCGTGAGCGGATCGGCTTCATCTTCCAGGCGTTCAACCTGTTGCCCACGCTGACCGCCGAGCAGAACATCCTGCTCCCGCTGGAGATCGCCGGGCGCCAGGCCGACCGCGATCTGTTCGACCGGGTCGTGGAGACCGTGGGCCTGCGCGACCGGCTCGGCCACAAGCCGACCGAGCTGTCGGGCGGCCAGCAGCAGCGCGTCGCGGTGGCTCGCGCCCTGATCAGCAAGCCGCAGGTCATCTTCGCCGACGAGCCGACCGGCAACCTGGACTCACGCAGCGGCGCCGAGGTGCTGTCCTTCCTGCGCACGTCGGTACGGGAACTCGGCCAGACGATCGTGATGGTCACCCACGACCCGGTCGCGGCCTCCTACGCCGGACGCGTGGTGTTCCTGCGCGACGGCCTGCTGGTCAGCGAGTTGGCGGAGCCGAGCCCGCAGTCCGTGCTCGACACGCTGATAAAGCTGGAGGCCTGA
- a CDS encoding MarR family winged helix-turn-helix transcriptional regulator, whose amino-acid sequence MTNPRWLDEGEFRAWLGYRRMRLLLDAQIARDLTRDSGLSDADYDVLSALSSREDRRWRLNELAARMLWSKSRLSRHISRMEERGLVTREECVTDARGSVIVLTEGGLRAIEAAAPDHVESVRRHLIDLLTREQIEVLGDISDTVLTKLAQGEGDR is encoded by the coding sequence ATGACGAACCCGCGATGGCTCGATGAGGGAGAGTTCCGGGCATGGCTCGGCTACCGCCGGATGCGCCTGCTGCTCGACGCCCAGATCGCCCGTGACCTCACTCGCGACTCGGGCCTGTCCGACGCCGACTACGACGTGCTGTCCGCGCTGAGCTCCAGGGAGGACCGTCGGTGGCGGCTGAACGAGCTGGCCGCGCGGATGCTGTGGTCCAAGAGCCGGCTGTCCCGGCACATCAGCCGGATGGAGGAACGCGGTCTGGTCACGCGTGAGGAATGCGTCACCGACGCCCGAGGCTCGGTCATCGTCCTCACCGAGGGGGGCTTGCGCGCGATCGAGGCCGCGGCACCCGACCATGTCGAGTCCGTTCGCCGTCACCTGATCGACCTGCTCACCAGGGAGCAGATCGAAGTTCTCGGCGACATCTCGGACACCGTCCTGACCAAGCTCGCACAGGGCGAGGGGGATCGCTAG
- a CDS encoding NADPH-dependent FMN reductase, with the protein MPLLKVIVASTRPGRVGRNIGDWFARHAVEHGGFTVEIVDLAEVKLPFLDEPEHPATGNYLHQHSKDWSATIGEADAFVFVMPEYNYAFSAPLKNAIDFLYHEWRYKPVGFVSYGGMSGGLRAVQMMKQVVTTLRMVPAGEAVTVFTRRQLDTDGRLIADDDLSASATGMLDELGRLAQAMSTMRSAV; encoded by the coding sequence ATGCCGCTGTTGAAGGTCATTGTCGCCAGCACCCGGCCGGGCCGGGTGGGCCGGAACATCGGCGACTGGTTCGCCCGGCACGCCGTGGAGCACGGCGGATTCACCGTGGAGATCGTCGACCTGGCCGAGGTGAAGCTGCCGTTCCTGGACGAGCCCGAGCACCCGGCCACGGGAAACTACCTCCATCAGCACAGCAAGGACTGGAGCGCCACGATCGGCGAGGCGGACGCGTTCGTGTTCGTCATGCCGGAGTACAACTACGCCTTCAGCGCGCCGCTGAAGAACGCGATCGACTTCCTGTACCACGAATGGCGCTACAAGCCCGTCGGCTTCGTCAGCTACGGCGGGATGTCAGGCGGCCTGCGCGCCGTCCAGATGATGAAACAGGTGGTCACCACCCTGCGCATGGTGCCCGCGGGCGAGGCGGTGACCGTCTTCACCCGCAGGCAGCTCGACACGGACGGCCGGCTGATCGCCGACGACGACCTGTCCGCGTCGGCGACCGGGATGCTGGACGAGCTCGGGCGGCTGGCCCAGGCGATGTCCACGATGCGAAGCGCGGTCTGA
- the bcp gene encoding thioredoxin-dependent thiol peroxidase has protein sequence MKLEPGDAAPDFTLPAADGTTVSLDTYRGKRVILYFYPAAMTPGCTKQACDFRDSLASLTSAGFAVLGVSKDKPKKLAEFVERDALTFPLLSDPDLEVHKAYDAYGEKMMYGKTTVGVIRSTFVIDADGKVEKALYNVKATGHVARLRRELGLE, from the coding sequence ATGAAACTCGAGCCCGGCGACGCCGCCCCGGACTTCACGCTTCCCGCCGCCGACGGCACCACCGTGTCCCTCGACACCTACCGTGGCAAGCGGGTCATCCTTTACTTCTACCCCGCCGCGATGACCCCCGGCTGCACCAAGCAGGCCTGTGACTTCCGCGACAGCCTCGCCTCCCTGACCTCGGCCGGTTTCGCGGTCCTGGGTGTGTCCAAGGACAAGCCGAAGAAGCTGGCCGAGTTCGTCGAACGCGACGCCCTGACCTTCCCCCTCCTGTCAGACCCCGACCTGGAGGTCCACAAGGCCTACGACGCCTACGGCGAGAAGATGATGTACGGCAAGACCACCGTCGGCGTCATCCGCTCCACTTTTGTCATCGACGCGGACGGCAAAGTCGAAAAGGCCCTCTACAACGTGAAGGCCACCGGCCACGTGGCCCGCCTCCGCCGCGAACTCGGCCTCGAATAA
- a CDS encoding GNAT family N-acetyltransferase — MLFRPTTEADLDRVVACTVDEPISWIPADRYLAELAEGMYRPQWTWIAEDGDRVMARALWWGQSDSTHPIALDCLYVDASVPDRAAVAAELLTAGLRAFGEQGASKPPLYNLTLPNGWRADPAVSAALAWRRQAALAAGLTDEVERLRFEWTPDLGVPASRGRLTFTDASDEEFLEVFRRIAEGSLDAETRRNLAAKGAEATARHEMDFYLDCPGEREWWRIVHTPEGAVAGLAIPSATPYNPNVGYLGVVPELRGHGYVDDILAEITRIHAENGAELITATTDTTNAPMAAAFERAGYRNTQVRVLLSAPSD, encoded by the coding sequence ATGTTGTTCCGCCCCACGACCGAAGCCGACCTCGACCGTGTCGTCGCCTGCACGGTCGACGAACCCATCAGCTGGATCCCCGCCGACCGCTACCTCGCGGAACTGGCCGAAGGGATGTACCGGCCGCAGTGGACCTGGATCGCCGAGGACGGCGACCGGGTGATGGCACGCGCGCTGTGGTGGGGGCAGTCCGACAGCACGCACCCGATCGCCCTGGACTGCCTGTACGTCGACGCCTCCGTCCCCGACCGCGCGGCCGTGGCCGCCGAACTGCTCACCGCGGGACTACGGGCGTTCGGTGAGCAGGGCGCGAGCAAGCCGCCCCTGTACAACCTGACGCTGCCCAACGGCTGGCGCGCGGACCCCGCCGTCTCGGCCGCCCTGGCCTGGCGACGCCAGGCCGCACTCGCGGCCGGGCTGACCGACGAGGTGGAACGGCTGCGCTTCGAGTGGACACCCGACCTCGGCGTTCCCGCCTCCCGTGGCCGGCTCACCTTCACCGACGCCTCCGACGAGGAGTTCCTGGAGGTGTTCCGCCGGATCGCCGAAGGCAGCCTGGACGCCGAGACCCGCAGGAACCTCGCAGCCAAGGGCGCCGAGGCCACCGCCCGCCACGAGATGGACTTCTACCTCGACTGCCCCGGCGAACGCGAGTGGTGGCGGATCGTCCACACCCCCGAAGGCGCGGTCGCCGGGCTCGCGATCCCGTCGGCGACGCCCTACAACCCCAACGTCGGCTACCTCGGCGTCGTCCCGGAACTGCGCGGCCACGGCTACGTCGACGACATCCTCGCCGAGATCACCCGCATCCACGCGGAGAACGGCGCGGAACTGATCACGGCCACCACCGACACGACCAACGCGCCCATGGCCGCGGCCTTCGAGCGCGCCGGCTACCGCAACACCCAGGTCCGGGTGCTTCTGTCCGCGCCTTCCGACTGA
- a CDS encoding response regulator, producing MIRVMLVDDQELLRAGFRMILSSQPGIEVVAEAANGAGAVEAVRTTEIDVVLMDVRMPVMDGVEATRLICAAAERPRVLILTTFDLDDYAFAALKAGASGFLLKDVPPPDLVSGIRSVHSGDAVVAPSTTRRLLERFAVHLPSPGAAEQARLSGLTSREREVLVLVARGLSNTEIADRLNLAEATVKTHLGRVLAKLGLRDRAQVVVYAYETGLVTPHSTD from the coding sequence GTGATTCGCGTGATGCTGGTCGACGATCAGGAGTTGTTGCGTGCCGGGTTCCGCATGATTCTCAGCTCGCAGCCGGGTATCGAGGTCGTCGCGGAGGCGGCCAACGGGGCCGGGGCGGTGGAGGCCGTACGGACGACGGAGATCGACGTCGTGCTGATGGATGTGCGGATGCCGGTCATGGACGGGGTGGAGGCGACCCGGCTCATCTGCGCGGCGGCCGAGAGGCCCCGGGTGCTGATTCTGACCACGTTCGACCTGGACGACTACGCGTTCGCGGCCTTGAAGGCGGGCGCCTCAGGGTTCTTGCTGAAGGATGTGCCGCCTCCGGATCTGGTCAGCGGCATCCGCTCGGTGCACAGCGGGGACGCGGTGGTCGCGCCGAGTACGACGCGGCGGTTGCTGGAGCGTTTCGCCGTCCATCTTCCCTCGCCGGGGGCGGCCGAGCAGGCGAGGCTCAGCGGGCTGACCTCTCGGGAGCGGGAGGTGCTGGTGCTGGTGGCCCGGGGCCTGTCGAACACGGAGATCGCGGATCGGCTGAATCTGGCGGAGGCGACGGTCAAGACGCATCTGGGCCGGGTGCTGGCCAAGCTGGGCCTGAGGGATCGGGCCCAGGTGGTCGTGTACGCCTACGAGACGGGACTTGTGACGCCGCATTCGACGGATTAG
- a CDS encoding sensor histidine kinase → MFGRLRAWSRRHPGTVDALWLTPFLLLSLFNVWFVALSGDAFPGGLDLGLPGFLVLGLLLIVPLFWLRTRPRTVFAIVSLVSFGQWLIDVRPLSFNLAVLIAMYGVVSRRPTRWAVAAGLVAELGLLLSFGQIAADPNLISFTSASVFVVAIWIAGIYANTRRRYLESLEERAERAEHERDQQARLAAAAERARIARELHDVVAHNVSVIIVQADGAGYAIDTDPEQAREAMRTVSATGRRALAEMRRMVGVLRTDEVTEEYAPQPSLSQLDELVAQVRSSGLPVDLRVTGGPRELPQGEQLTVYRIVQEALTNTLKHGGPGSRASVEMEYCVRELLLRVTDDGRGAAAPGHEGGHGLVGMRERVAMFGGTVEAGPLPGGGFRVTARLPAGESRAA, encoded by the coding sequence GTGTTCGGCAGACTACGCGCCTGGAGCCGGCGCCATCCCGGAACCGTGGACGCCCTATGGCTGACACCGTTCCTGCTGCTCTCGCTGTTCAACGTGTGGTTCGTCGCCCTCTCCGGCGACGCGTTCCCGGGTGGTCTCGATCTCGGGCTTCCGGGGTTCCTGGTGCTCGGGCTGCTGCTGATCGTGCCGTTGTTCTGGTTGCGCACGCGTCCCCGGACGGTGTTCGCGATCGTCTCGCTGGTGAGTTTCGGCCAGTGGCTCATCGACGTCCGGCCTCTCTCCTTCAACCTCGCCGTGCTCATCGCCATGTACGGCGTGGTGTCCCGCCGCCCGACACGCTGGGCGGTCGCGGCGGGCCTGGTAGCCGAGCTGGGACTCCTCCTCTCCTTCGGGCAGATAGCGGCGGATCCCAACCTCATCAGCTTCACCAGTGCCTCGGTGTTCGTCGTCGCGATCTGGATCGCGGGAATCTACGCCAACACCCGGCGCCGCTATCTGGAGAGCCTGGAGGAGCGGGCCGAGCGGGCCGAGCACGAACGTGACCAGCAGGCCAGGCTGGCCGCGGCGGCCGAGCGGGCCCGGATCGCCCGCGAGTTGCATGACGTGGTCGCGCACAACGTGAGTGTGATCATCGTTCAGGCCGATGGGGCGGGTTATGCGATCGACACCGATCCCGAGCAGGCACGCGAGGCCATGCGGACGGTGTCGGCCACGGGGCGGCGGGCACTGGCCGAGATGCGCAGGATGGTGGGCGTGCTGCGGACCGACGAGGTCACCGAGGAGTACGCGCCGCAGCCGAGCCTGTCGCAGTTGGACGAGCTGGTGGCGCAGGTGCGCTCGTCCGGGCTGCCCGTCGATCTCCGGGTGACCGGCGGCCCGCGGGAACTTCCCCAGGGCGAGCAGCTGACGGTGTACCGGATCGTCCAGGAGGCTCTCACCAATACCCTCAAACATGGCGGTCCCGGTAGCAGGGCCAGTGTGGAGATGGAGTACTGCGTGCGCGAGCTGCTCTTACGGGTGACCGACGACGGCCGCGGCGCCGCGGCGCCCGGACACGAGGGTGGGCACGGCCTGGTGGGCATGCGAGAGCGGGTCGCCATGTTCGGCGGGACCGTGGAGGCCGGGCCCCTGCCGGGCGGCGGGTTCCGGGTGACCGCGCGGCTGCCGGCCGGGGAGAGTCGGGCGGCTTGA